The window ATTAGTTTTATTTACAACAATACTACTTTTATTTTTTTGTTTTTTAATATTAGATTGCTGTTTTTTAAGTTTAATATTTTGTTTTGAAGGTTCATTATTAATATTAGTACTTCCTAAAATTTCACCTTTAAAAATCCATACTTTTAATCCTATGACACCATAAACTGTATATGCTTCAGAAGTATTATAATCGATATCTGCACGCAACGTATGTAGGGGTACACGACCCTCTCTATACCATTCAGTACGTGCTATTTCAGCTCCTCCTAAACGTCCACTAACTTCAATTTTAATTCCTTTAGCTCCGCTACGTATAGCACTTTGAACAGCACGTTTCATAGCTCTTCGAAAAAGAATACGACGTTCAAGTTGCGAAGCAATATTTTCAGCAACTAATTTAGCGTCTAGTTCAGGTTTACGAATTTCAACAATATTAATTTTTGCTGGTAATTGTGCTATATTAGATATAGTTTTACGTAATTTTTCAAGATCTTCTCCTTTTTTTCCTATTACTATACCTGGACGAGCTGTATGTATTGTAATGCAAATATTATTTGTTGGACGATCTATTATTATACGAGAAATTGAAGATTTTGATAGTTCTTTAATTAAGAATTGACGAATTTTAAAATCGTTATCTATATTATTAGCAAATTCTTTTTTATTTGCATACCAAATAGAATTCCATGGTTTAATAATACCTAAACGAATTCCATTAGGATTTACTTTATGACCCATTATTTATAATCTCCAAAATTTTTATCGATTATACAGATATAATTATCGTAATATGATTTGTACGCTTTAATATACGGTCTGCACGACCTTTAGCTCTGGGCATAATACGTTTAATACTTGGACCAGTATCAACAAAAATTTTTGAAATTTTAAAGTTATTAATTTCATCTGCACCATCATTGTGTTCAGCATTAGCAATAGCAGATTTTAGTATTTTTTTGATTATATTAGCAGCTTTCTTTTTAGAAAAAGTTAACTCTTTCATAGCTTGTAAAACTTTTTTACCACGAATTTGATTAGCTACTAATCTAACTTTTTGAGCAGAAGAACTAGCATAGCGATATCTAGCAATAGTTTTCATCTATTGGTTCCTAAATTTAGCATTTTTTAGTAGTTTTGTCGACTGCATGCCCACGATAAGTACGTGTGGGAGCAAATTCTCCTAATTTGTGACCAACCATTTCATCTATAACAAAAACAGGAATATGCTGTCTTCCATTATGAATAGCAATAGTTAAACCTATCATTGCTGGAAATATTGTTGAACGACGTGACCAAGTACGAATAGGTTTTTTGTCATTTGTTTCAATGGCTTTCTCTATTTTTTTTAATAAATGTAAGTCAATAAATGGACCTTTTTTAAGAGAACGGGGCATAATTTATCCTCTAATATTATTTACGATGACATACAATAAATTTATCAGTACGTTTATTACTGCGAGTTTTTTTACCTTTAGTATGAAGACCCCATGGAGATACAGGATGTTTACCAAAATTACGTCCTTCACCACCACCGTGCGGATGGTCAATGGGATTCATTGCTGTACCTCTAACAGTAGAACGTATACCTAACCATCTTTTAGCACCAGCTTTACCTAACAAACGTAACATATGTTCTGCATTATCTATTTCACCTAAAGTAGCACGACATTCAGAATTAATCTTACGTATTTCACCAGAACGTAAACGTAAAGTAACATGATTCTTATCACGAGCTATTATTTGAATAGAAGTACCAGCAGAACGTGCTAATTGACCACCTTTGTTTAGTTTCATTTCTACATTATGTACAATAGAACCAATGGGGATATTTTTCATAGGAAGAGCATTACCTATTTTAATTGCTGCATCAACACCAGATTCAATTTTATCACCAATATTTAATCCTTTGGGTGCAAGTATATAACGACGTTCACCATCTTTATATTTAACTAAGATAATATTCGCAGATCTGTTAGGATCATATTCAAATCGTTCTATTGTTGCTTGAATACCATCTTTATTACGTTTAAAATCTATTAAACGATATTTTTTTTTATGACCCCCACCAATATGTCGCATAGTGATACGACCATTATTATTACGTCCCCCTGATTTAGGAAGAGATGTTAATAATTTAGAATAAGGTTTCCCTTTGTGAATATTAGAATTTATTATTTTAAAAACATGGCGACGACCTGGAGATGTGGGTTTACACTTAACAAGTGACATTATTATGATTCCTTATCATACTCACTAAAATAATTCTGATTTTCCAATAGATTCTATTTTTTGATCTTGTTTTAAAAGTATATAAGCTTTTTTCCAATTACTACGATAACCCATATATTGTTTGTGACGTTTACGTTTTCCTTTAACTATAAGTGTATGTATTTTATGTACTTTTACTTTAAAAATTTTTTGTATAGCAGATTTAATTTCTATTTTATTACTATTTTTAGTTACATTAAAAACAATAGTGTTATATTTTTTTATTGATGTAGATACTTTTTCAGAAATATGTGGAGTACGTAATAATTTTAATAAATATTCTTCACAAATCATACCAACATATCCTCAATTTGTTTAATAGCATTAACTGTTATAATTACCTTTTCAAAAGAAATAAGATTAATTGGGTTAATACTTTTAGTATTACTTACTTTTACTTTATAAAGATTACGTGCAGCAAAAAATAAATTTATTTCTAAATTATCTGTAATTATTAAAACATCATTTAAGAAAAATTCTTGTAATTTTTGTACTAATAATTTTGTTTTAGGTGCTTGTATAGAAAAATATTCAACAATAATTAAACGATTTTGGCGTATCAATTCTGATATAATACTTTTTATAGCTCCGCGATACATTTTTTTATTGATTTTTTTACTATAATCTTGCGGTTTAGCTGCAAAAGTAACACCACCAGAACGCCAAATAGGACTTTTAACGCTACCTGAACGTGCTCTACCTGTTCCTTTTTGCCGCCAAGGTTTTTTACCCGAACCAATAACTTCTGCACGATTTTTCTGACAACAAGTTCCCTGACGAGCTTCTGCAGCATAAGCTACAAGAACTTGATGAATTAATGCTTTATTAAAAGTACATCCAAATATTTTTTCAGAAACAGTTAATGTTTTATTTAATGTATTTTTTAGTATTAATTCCATTCATATATCCTCGCTATTATGCTTTAATAGCTGGTTTAATTATCAATTTATTACCAATTACTCCAGGAACCGCACCTTTTATTAATAATAAATTGCGTTTTATATCAATACGTATTATTTCTAGATTTTGAATTGTAACTCTTTCATTACCTAGATGTCCTGACATTTTTTTTCCTTTGAATACTTTCCCTGGAGTTTGATTTTGACCTATAGAACCTGGAGCGCGATGAGATAATGAATTACCATGGCTAGAATCTTGAGTATGAAAATTCCAACGTTTTACAGTACCAGAAAATCCTTTACCTTTAGAAGTACCAATAATATCAACTTTTTTTACATTAACGAATATTTCTAGAGAAATATTTTGACCAACAGTAATTCCTTCAATATTTTCCATGTTAAATTCCCATAGACCACATCCTACTTTAACACCTGCTTTGGCAAAATGTCCGGCTTCAGGTTTAATTATTTTATTAATTTTTTTAACACCAGAAGTAATTTGTATAGCATTATATCCATCATTTTTAATATTTTTAATCTGTATTATACGGTTTTCTTTAATTTCAATAACTGTTATTGGAATAGAAATCCCTTCTTTCGTAAAAATACGAGTCATGCCTACTTTACTTCCTATTAAACCTTTCATTATTTAAATCTCTTTATTTTCAACAATTTAATTAACCTAAACTAATCTGTACATCTACCCCAGCAGCTAAATCTAAACGCATAAGTGCATCAACAGTTTTTTTAGTTGGTTCAACAATATCAATTAAACGTTTATGAGTACGGATTTCATATTGATCTCGTGCATCTTTATTTACATGCGGAGAAATCAAAATAGTAAAGCGTTCTTTACAAGTAGGTAGAGGAATTGGACCACGTACTTGAGCACCAGTACGTTTAGCGGTTTCAACTATTTCTAGTGTTGATTGATCAATTAAACGATAATCAAAAGCTTTTAAACGTATACGGATTCTTTGGTTCTGCATTAGACCCAAACTCCAATTATTTTATTTATAATTTATGAATATAAAATTACTTTATTATTATTTAATATATAATATAATTTTGTTCATGTTTTATCCCTTTATTTGGGATGTTATTTGTAGGTTTTAATTAATATTTTATATATAATATATTTAATATATAAATTTTAATTAATATAATTTTTTAAATTAAAATTAAAACTCCATGTTAAAAAATATCTCTCTGTTATACAGAGAGATTTTTTTATAATATATTATTTATTCAAAAATTTTAGTAACAATTCCTGCACCAATAGTATGACCACCTTCACGAATAGCAAAACGTAAACCATTATCCATAGCAATA of the Candidatus Mikella endobia genome contains:
- the rplV gene encoding 50S ribosomal protein L22, whose protein sequence is MKTIARYRYASSSAQKVRLVANQIRGKKVLQAMKELTFSKKKAANIIKKILKSAIANAEHNDGADEINNFKISKIFVDTGPSIKRIMPRAKGRADRILKRTNHITIIISV
- the rpsS gene encoding 30S ribosomal protein S19; translation: MPRSLKKGPFIDLHLLKKIEKAIETNDKKPIRTWSRRSTIFPAMIGLTIAIHNGRQHIPVFVIDEMVGHKLGEFAPTRTYRGHAVDKTTKKC
- the rplB gene encoding 50S ribosomal protein L2, encoding MSLVKCKPTSPGRRHVFKIINSNIHKGKPYSKLLTSLPKSGGRNNNGRITMRHIGGGHKKKYRLIDFKRNKDGIQATIERFEYDPNRSANIILVKYKDGERRYILAPKGLNIGDKIESGVDAAIKIGNALPMKNIPIGSIVHNVEMKLNKGGQLARSAGTSIQIIARDKNHVTLRLRSGEIRKINSECRATLGEIDNAEHMLRLLGKAGAKRWLGIRSTVRGTAMNPIDHPHGGGEGRNFGKHPVSPWGLHTKGKKTRSNKRTDKFIVCHRK
- the rplW gene encoding 50S ribosomal protein L23, whose protein sequence is MICEEYLLKLLRTPHISEKVSTSIKKYNTIVFNVTKNSNKIEIKSAIQKIFKVKVHKIHTLIVKGKRKRHKQYMGYRSNWKKAYILLKQDQKIESIGKSELF
- the rplD gene encoding 50S ribosomal protein L4 gives rise to the protein MELILKNTLNKTLTVSEKIFGCTFNKALIHQVLVAYAAEARQGTCCQKNRAEVIGSGKKPWRQKGTGRARSGSVKSPIWRSGGVTFAAKPQDYSKKINKKMYRGAIKSIISELIRQNRLIIVEYFSIQAPKTKLLVQKLQEFFLNDVLIITDNLEINLFFAARNLYKVKVSNTKSINPINLISFEKVIITVNAIKQIEDMLV
- the rplC gene encoding 50S ribosomal protein L3, producing the protein MKGLIGSKVGMTRIFTKEGISIPITVIEIKENRIIQIKNIKNDGYNAIQITSGVKKINKIIKPEAGHFAKAGVKVGCGLWEFNMENIEGITVGQNISLEIFVNVKKVDIIGTSKGKGFSGTVKRWNFHTQDSSHGNSLSHRAPGSIGQNQTPGKVFKGKKMSGHLGNERVTIQNLEIIRIDIKRNLLLIKGAVPGVIGNKLIIKPAIKA
- the rpsJ gene encoding 30S ribosomal protein S10, which translates into the protein MQNQRIRIRLKAFDYRLIDQSTLEIVETAKRTGAQVRGPIPLPTCKERFTILISPHVNKDARDQYEIRTHKRLIDIVEPTKKTVDALMRLDLAAGVDVQISLG